TTTAATACCGACAATTACGGCCAATTTGGGAGGAATTAGCCGATAGTCGGACCCGCGGCAGCCCGCTCCTCGCGAGGTGCAGGTCACAAAGCACGTCGAGTTTCAAGTCCGCCGAAAGTTTGATGTCGAAGGTCATGAGAGGATTGATTGacttataaaataataattatagtaataatatattttatttatatggcGCTTTTCATCGTACTCAAACACactagaaataataaaaaaaatagtagtaGTAAAGTAATAATCATGCGATAAAGGGCGTGGTGGATAAAAATCAAACCACTGAAGTCTGAGCATCTTATCGGGATGTTGTGGAAATAccactttgataaaaaaaaaagtataaatcaaaacactgggctgaaacacagacaaatatgaaatacaaataagtAATAAGTATACCACTATAGGAATAACGACATAAAACCAAGTGACATACACGTACTGTTATTATCTTATTATGGTTAttttataacaataattattattattaaaactataACTAGTActatttcaaaattattttttaaataattgccCATTTACCTCTTTGTACAGGCCATGGGaattttcatgttattttccCTGAGGTATAACACCAGAGCATaccgttattattattattattattattatcgtcaCCATCATCGGGGACAAAGCCACTTTGAAGTCTATAAACTGTCCTCTGAATGTCGAAGTGTTCCAGAGCAgcctaatattattattataaaaatgttctCTACATGAATCATATCATATCACAGTTTCCTATGAAATATACCATCACAACATATGTTGGGCTCAAGTGAGAAATCGTCCCCTCATTAACGATTCGAACCCCATTCATTGGTTTTGTTTGACGAAAGGATATAAACAATACATATTCTacatggaataaaaataaaaatgacgaTAAAAAGCGGCGTTGTTGCTAGGACACCGTAGAAGCAGCGTGTCTCGGTTGAACTGTGTTGCGGTCACAGGTGCGCTGTTTATCCCCCCATCATCCGCGAACGcatctcagccaatcagagcgaaGGAAGCGGCCCATCGCCGCCCATGTGCAGCTCTAATTGGCCGCCTGCGCAACTCAATTCCCCCAATCCGCGGCTGCCTGTGAATAAAAAGGCTACTTGTTGGACATCTGCCCTCCCACTGGTTCTCCCATGTCACTGATCACACACACGGAGGCTGCACTGAGGTCCGCCACACACAGATGCTGAGGCAGATCccaaaacataataataataataatcacaacgAAACCACGAACTAACAACCATAAGTATGAACTACGCGTCCGCGATGCCCACGCAGCGGTCCACGTCGTTCTTCATCGAGGACATCTTACTGCACAAGCCCAAGCCGCTCAGAGAGGTCATCCCCTCGCCGTTCTGCAGCTCCCTGGCCTCCCGGATGCCCCTGCTGGAGTACGGATACCCGCTGATGCCCACCCCGATCCTGGCGCCGCATCCGCACCACCCGCTGCACAAGCCGGAGCACCAGTACTTCTTCACGTCTGGTAAGAACCGGGGGCAGACCGGGGCGGAGGCCTGGTGACCGGACAAACTCTGCGTGATGTGCAGGTTATTGTTCTACAGATGATTCATTGCCAGAAACCATATTTCATGTGTAAAAACTTAGAACAGAAATATTTGCTTATTCCCCATGGAAATCCATTATTAATACTTGTCAACCTGTGGATTTACATGACGCAGTGTATtacatgaatgagtatgaaatGAATCCTATGATCTCCAGTGCTTCAGAAGCTTATTTATTTCACCATTTATGTTGACTGCAGTAAAATAGATTTTATTCTTCCTTTAAATGGCATTTTTCTTATACacttttcttcatcttcattcatGTCTAACTTTTAAAAAGCCAGTCATCGCTTCTTTGGTCAATGTCGTTTTAactgaattacaaaaaaaatctctctcatGTTCGTTCCATTATATTGAACTTATATGAACTATttcgatttttgttttgtcatcatgtaaatatatattttacctgTTTCCCTCATAGGGATGCAGATGCCGGCCTTGTTCCAGCACCACGCCGAGCTGCCGGGGAAGCACTGCAGGCGCCGGAAGGCCCGGACGGTCTTCTCCGACTCGCAGCTGTCGGGCCTGGAGAAGCGGTTTGAGATCCAGCGGTACCTGTCCACACCGGAGAGAGTGGAGCTGGCCACGGCGCTCAGCCTGTCCGAGACGCAGGTGGGCaggggcgcgcgcacacacacacacacacacacacacacacacacaatagatgCCATGAGTCTGCTCAAGGGACTGTGATGTGTTTGTTGGgcaaagtgtgagtgtgtgtgtgtgtgtctgaatgttgTGTATTCTCCTACTGGTTTACTCATCAAATGAGatatcatatatacagtaattgTCATATGGGCATCAtagcatatttgttttttattttctattatctCCAACTCCCAGTtcgcacaaaaaaaaggcaaaacacaaaacatacacataACCTACTTATGATAGATAcatgaaatactgtatttaGATTTAGAATCATATGTTGtattacaaatacaacacatGATTCTAAATCTGCAATTCAATCCAAAGTAAGATTactgtttacatttatttttaatatggaATGTAAatcatgtgtttgtgctttctGTAGATCACAGGGCAATAAGAAATGTTTATAGCCTATACTATATTTagagttgtttattttttttgtcattctcaTGTTTCGTTCGTGTCGCCCCGCGCAGGTGAAAACGTGGTTCCAGAACCGGCGCATGAAGCACAAGAAGCAGCTGCGGAAGGCGCAGGACGAGCGGAAGCCTCCCGGGGACCCGGAGAACTCCGGCGAGAGCGACGGGAACGACAAGGAACGCGCGGAGGAGCCGAAGCGCGGACCGGGCGCGGACTCGTACGCGCTGGTGGAGaacgacgacgaggacgacgacgacgacgacgtggaCATCGAGGACGACGTCTGCTCCCCGGATCACCTACTATAGTAGGCTGCAGAGTCCGTTTCACACtggacatgtactgtacataacacACTCGGTTACTGTTTTACAAATGATGGGGGGTCTGCACAATGCAATGTACATATTTATTCTatcatgcattttcttttttatataagTGCCCCTTTACCTCTTTGTACAGTCCATTGTTTTCGTGTTGTTATGTCTGGGGTAACACAGAgcatacaattattattattattatttttatcattattatcacgAAAAATCTATAGACACTTGTATATTTTCACATGGACAATAACAGTCGCCCCCTCATTCGTAACACCGCCCTTTTGCACTTATATTCTAAAGGGACATTTCCATTACTTATTtgtatcaatgttttttttatgttcatgtttttttttaacgttcatgtttttaaaaaaacttttattgttTGGCATTTTATTTGCAATTCGTTCCCACTGTGGGACGTTTCGTTAACGAAGTTGCACTGTGCTTTAGTAACCGccgtttatatatataaatatatgtgtgtgtgtaaatatgtgtatatacaaaGTAGCCTATATAAATAATGAATCGCTACTTGGCTCCGTTTATTCACTCACACCTtgtatatgatttatttttttaatatactgtgTGAACAGGGGTGGTTTAGAAAAGAACATGAATGATCACACTTTTTAATTTGGCATTAATGTCGTGTTATTATAAGAACGTGCGCATGTGATCGTGTCGATGGCGGGAGTCCGGGCGACTCTGTCCCGGTCCGGTCCTGGTGGAAGATGAATTTCATAAAACAGAGGGTTGGTGTCGTCAGGAGACCCCCAGTATAAAGTGATCATCAATAAAGACGATCCAATAGCGATGAtccaatattaaaatattatatatcaaatatttaacatttttggtAAATATAAACTAGTCGATATTTTAATACCCCCAAGAAATTATACgtgcagtttaatttttttttttgtaaaaaaaaaattcttggtGCCAACTTGAATCTCGTCTTACATCTCATGTGTTCTGTGATATGGTCATAgaaatactgttttgtttttgtttaattgtcAGTATTAGTCAGAGATTAGacagaaaataagatatttATTACACAGTTTCCAGACAACTGGCTCGAATggaacatagaaaaaaaatcaatcccaTGAATATATTCAATATCATTTTcgtacattttgtaattttattgtGCAACGTAATGTCTGTGAGGGTCGGTGCTGCCGAGTAACTTTAAAAGTTCATCCTCTGGAGCTGGACTTTTCCTCGGCACTTTAGTGTCTCCTCCTGTGTCCTGATAAATATGCCTGAtgcggaaaaaaacagcaacagaaaaaaaacattagaaataaaatatattttgtgctATTTCAGTGTCATTTCATTAATCCACCGACAAAGCAATCCGTCACGGTCCCATTGCTGCAGCACATCCCATTCGAATCATCTCAAATAATCCAGATCAACAGTTGTCCACACTCACGCAACATGTCCAATACGCAAAGTGGCGGAGCGTTGTGGAATAATTACTGTCATGGGAGAAGGGGATAggaaatatttacacacacaaacacacgtttcAGAAGCTTCAAACATCTTTATTATACGTATTGAAATAGCTTTTTTCCTACAAGCTGCATCTGTTTGCACAACAATAACCTGCAGTCCTGCCGCTCAACACGTGCGCTGGGttcactctcctcttctctgccttTTCAATAAGCAATTCATCTCCAAAATGTGATTCTGATTAACAGGCGGTGGtggtgggttggggggggcgGGCTACGTCGAGAATAGGCCATGCAGAAGGTGATCAATTAAAAGATTAAGCGTTTTGCAACACATGGACGCATCTGCATTTGAGCCCTAATAGCAGGGCCATCAGCTCATTTTCAGGGAAGCTTGCCGTCTGCTGAAAGCGCACTTCTCACATCAAAGCATCCCACGTCTGCGCCAGCTTCCCAATGGGCAGAAAGGGATGCTAATGTGGCCCCCTTCATGTACGGCAGTGAAAGACCCCTTCAATTAACTGGAtcacaatggcaaaaaaaaggagtaGGTGGGACcgacataataataaaaaaaaaagaaaataaaagagaaaaagatgcaAAGGGTCTCAAATCTGGACAGGCAGCGGCtctcattaaattaaaaaaaaggggcttcGTCATTTGTTTCCAAACCGTGCATCTGAGGACTTAACACTAAAAACACACCGCTTCAAAGAGTCCGTGATGGGTTAAATAGAGACTGTAATCTAATTACAATATTGCACAGAGGTAAATAGTGCTTTGATAATGATCTGAGGGTTCAATTAGTAAAATGAGCTGCGGGAGAGTGGTGCGTGTTGGcggaggagctgctgtggtAGGACCGAGTGGACGGAGAGAAAACATCAGAGCAGAGCGAAGAGAGAATTCAGATTATTTTAACAGTGATGAGCGAAAGGGAACCGTGTCTCATGTGTCCATGCGGCGCCGGActgttggtgctgctggtgATTCCATATGACTCATCACTGATCGTTCCATTTCACTCGGGCCAGTTTCCAGTCGGAGACACTATTTGGACAGGTACATAGCTCCACACACCATCATGTCCTATTTGCATCATATATGTACTCAATGGTGTATAAATGTATCTATTCAAATCAGTCGAATGTACCAAACTACATTGCAAAGCCAATTGGGTCAAAAATCATCAAAAGACCTCATCATAGCTACTGTGAAGTGAAGATGGTGACAGCTGGTGTCACATTTCACCGGTGTCAATATATTATACTCTGGATTTTGGTGCAATctattccagaaaaaaaaatgaaatcgaGGGAATCATTACTGTTTGTGTTCTTTAAGGTTTTACGAGTGCCTGTTGTAAAATATActtacacattattttttaaaatgtatgtatcTATTCATTTaggaaaaatcttttttggggggcattcATGTACAAGACATACATGTTGTGTGCAATTTTATCACCAggcttttacacacacacaagattacACAATGTTGGTAATATTGTGTgagttttaaattaaaaaacaacacaccggCTCAGATGCACGTGACACTAGGCCAGGTGCATTTAAAGTCACATCATGTTGGAGAACAGATTACTACAAAAAGTGTATTagaccatgaagatattacccaaaaagtgtgAGAATCATAAGAGTCCATAATAATTGATCAAACAAATAGCAAATATAGCTTCAAGCGCTCCAttttagagttttttttattttaaatgttattttttgattcagggagtaaggtgcagtctgaacagttttcagtctgcgacggaaacgtcgaagggattctgctgtcctgatgtcaacgCGGAGCTCCGTTCCACCactgaggaaccaggacaggaAACAGACGGGTTTGTGAGTTGAGCGGGTGGCtccgcccctcgcagtgagggaggagcaagacgtttggcagcagcagagcggagtggacgggctggggtgtgaGGGTTTGACCATGtcctggatgtaggaagggcctgagccaatCGCAGCACGGTAGATAAGATACGacaagataagatgagatgaacctttattgatcccccgTAGAGGGAATTCAGAGTCGACACGGCAGCACAAGGGGAAAATGTGATCAGATAACGTAGACTAGAAACAGAATCTGAGGTAAACgacataaaatacaaatactatGCCATGCCAATAACAAACACTATTTACAACAACACATACTATATACAATCATGTGGCCGTGCATTatatcaaataaaattaaaataaaagttagaTTGTTGAGCGTTTGATAGAGTGGATAGAGAGTCGGACTGTGGCGCTGTGCAGTCTGACGGCTGGCGGCACAAAGGAGCCTCCTCGTGGCTGAACGAGCTCCTGAGCTGCCCCAGCTCAGGAGCTCGTTCCTGAGCTGGGGATGAGAGGCCTCGTCCATGATCGCTCTCagctttcctctcatcctcagTTCCATCCCCACCACAGGGCTGGCCTTCCTCACCAGCTTGTTCCCCCCCCTGCCCCCAGCACACCACAGCAAAGAAGAAGACACAGGCTGCCCCAGGCCGGCGGTAGCCAGTGGAGATACAgttcatttctgcagatttaGCTCTAAGGTATCACATCTATCAGAGCGTGGGTTCCAAGTAAGTGTCCGTGCACCTTGCCTCAGACGGCATCCGCTCTCCCTAAGAGTGCCACGGCCTGCTTTTCCTCTTCATGCCGCTTTCTCAGAAGTTTGAGTCTGGTCAGCTCGGTCGAATCCAGATCCCGCGAGTGGGGGGCGTGCTCGGCGACGCCCTCTGTCTGG
The sequence above is a segment of the Scophthalmus maximus strain ysfricsl-2021 chromosome 2, ASM2237912v1, whole genome shotgun sequence genome. Coding sequences within it:
- the bsx gene encoding brain-specific homeobox protein homolog, with protein sequence MNYASAMPTQRSTSFFIEDILLHKPKPLREVIPSPFCSSLASRMPLLEYGYPLMPTPILAPHPHHPLHKPEHQYFFTSGMQMPALFQHHAELPGKHCRRRKARTVFSDSQLSGLEKRFEIQRYLSTPERVELATALSLSETQVKTWFQNRRMKHKKQLRKAQDERKPPGDPENSGESDGNDKERAEEPKRGPGADSYALVENDDEDDDDDDVDIEDDVCSPDHLL